A window of Vigna unguiculata cultivar IT97K-499-35 chromosome 4, ASM411807v1, whole genome shotgun sequence contains these coding sequences:
- the LOC114182297 gene encoding TMV resistance protein N-like, which yields MAIRSHSQKFTYDVFLNFRGSDTRYGFAGNLYKALDDRGIHTFIDDEKLQGGDELAPTLVKAIQESRIAITVLSHTYASSSFCLDELVYILERAEEKKLLVLPVFYNVDPSFVRYQEGSYGEALARHEERLKANNNKEKLEKWKMALHQVANFSGFHYKYGEEYEYKFIGRIVEWVSGEINRAPLHVVDYPVGLDSQVLKVMKLLDVGSGDGVHLIGFYGMGGVGKTSLASAVYNLIAGHFDGSCFLQNVREKSNKHGLDHLQSIILSEILGDKRIMFPSEQQGISMIQHRLQKKRLLLILDDVDKHEQLQTLVGRPHWVGRGSKVIITTRDKHLLTSHHVQETYEVKKLNKNHALQLLTWKVFKSEHVYPAYVEVLNRAVTYACGLPLALEVIGANLCGKSIQECESVIDQYKIIPNNRIQETLKVSFDALQEEEKRVFLDIACCFKGYKLTEVEDILHAHHGACMKYQICVLAEKSLIKIDQYDRVTLHDLVEDMGKEIVRQESPEEPGKRSRLWLPNAIIQVLEDNTGTSEIKIICLDFPLFEKKMVEWDGMAFQKTENLKTLIIRNGIFSDDPKCFPNSLRVLEWWRYPSHCLPSYFQPKQLAICKLPHSLFMSFQMGGLSKKLRNLRVLNFDCCECLTQIPDAVSNLQNLEELSFKNCVNLVRVHNSVGLLHKLRILEASGCIKLRNFPPLKLSSLEKLELSHCSSLKSFPEIIGKMENIRELRLLGTLIKELPLSFQNLTRLRKLSLLFCGIVQLQSSIVMMPELTLIEAWGWKGWQWTKREEDEEKDGSMVPSKVELLWASKCNLCDDFFQIGFTRFAHVIDLDLSNNNFTHLPECIKECQFLKKLDVSCCRQLREIRGIPPKLKHFNATNCLSLTSSSISMFLNQDLHETRKTLLLLPGSRNPEWFNHTSYRPSSSFWIRNKFPGKVLCLFVAPKDRDISDYVKPMLLINDKVYVCFFDRLKFLKLGAEHTFLFDLRNLIFTNNLYEVPLENEWNHVKVTCFDLTAASMPTPVPIQSGIHVFKQENSDEDIMFTDPYTKKRELEMILPLSPSIILDLDLNFDYLDF from the exons ATGGCTAtaagatcacactcccaaaaaTTCACCTACGATGTGTTCCTCAACTTCAGAGGCTCAGACACACGCTATGGTTTTGCTGGCAATCTTTACAAAGCTCTTGATGATAGGGGAATCCACACTTTCATTGATGATGAGAAGCTTCAGGGTGGAGATGAACTAGCACCAACACTTGTGAAGGCAATTCAAGAGTCCAGGATTGCCATCACTGTGCTCTCTCACACCTAtgcttcttcttcattttgttTGGATGAACTGGTTTACATCCTTGAACGTGCTGAGGAGAAAAAGTTGCTGGTTTTGCCAGTTTTTTATAACGTGGATCCTTCTTTTGTGAGGTACCAAGAAGGAAGTTATGGTGAAGCATTGGCTAGGCATGAGGAAAGGCTCAaagctaataataataaggagAAGTTGGAGAAATGGAAGATGGCTCTTCATCAAGTAGCTAACTTCTCTGGCTTTCATTACAAATATGG AGAAGAATATGAATACAAGTTTATTGGGAGGATTGTTGAGTGGGTCTCTGGTGAGATTAATCGTGCTCCTTTACATGTGGTGGATTACCCGGTTGGATTAGATTCACAAGTGTTAAAAGTGATGAAGCTTTTGGATGTTGGATCTGGTGATGGTGTCCACTTGATAGGGTTCTATGGAATGGGTGGGGTAGGGAAAACGTCACTTGCTTCAGCAGTTTATAATTTGATTGCTGGCCATTTTGATGGTTCctgttttcttcaaaatgtgAGAGAGAAATCAAACAAACACGGGTTAGATCATCTTCAAAGCATCATTCTTTCCGAAATACTTGGAGATAAGAGAATCATGTTTCCAAGTGAGCAGCAAGGAATTTCAATGATACAACACAGACTCCAGAAAAAGAGGCTTCTTTTGATTCTAGATGATGTTGACAAGCACGAGCAGTTACAGACACTTGTTGGAAGGCCTCACTGGGTTGGTCGTGGAAGCAAAGTCATCATCACCACTCGGGACAAACATCTGCTGACATCTCATCATGTTCAAGAAACATATGAGGTGAAGAAATTAAACAAGAACCATGCTCTTCAATTACTTACATGGAAAGTTTTCAAATCAGAACATGTTTATCCGGCATACGTGGAGGTGTTGAATCGTGCAGTAACTTATGCTTGTGGCCTTCCATTGGCTTTGGAAGTAATAGGTGCCAACCTGTGTGGAAAAAGTATACAAGAATGTGAATCTGTCATAgatcaatataaaataattccaaaCAATCGAATCCAAGAGACTCTTAAAGTAAGCTTTGATGCTTTGCaggaagaagagaagagagttTTTCTTGACATTGCTTGTTGCTTCAAAGGATATAAACTAACAGAAGTTGAAGATATACTTCATGCTCATCATGGTGCTTGTATGAAATATCAGATATGTGTATTGGCTGAAAAATCTCTCATAAAGATTGATCAGTATGACAGAGTTACATTGCATGACTTGGTAGAGGACATGGGTAAGGAAATTGTCAGACAAGAATCACCAGAAGAACCAGGGAAGCGCAGTAGGTTATGGTTACCAAATGCTATAATCCAAGTTTTGGAAGACAACACT GGAACAAgtgaaattaaaatcatatgtcTGGATTTCCCCttgtttgaaaagaaaatggtAGAATGGGATGGGATGGCCTTCCAGAAGACGGAAAACCTCAAAACACTTATTATTAGAAATGGTATTTTTTCTGATGATCCCAAATGTTTTCCAAATAGTTTGAGAGTGTTGGAATGGTGGAGATATCCTTCACATTGTTTACCATCTTATTTTCAACCAAAACAACTTGCAATATGCAAGTTACCGCATAGCCTCTTCATGTCATTTCAGATGGGTGGCTTAAGCAAG AAGCTCAGGAATCTACGGGTTTTGAATTTTGACTGCTGTGAATGTTTAACTCAGATACCCGATGCTGTATCTAATCTCCAAAATTTGGAGGAACTTTCGTTTAAAAATTGCGTAAATTTAGTTAGAGTTCATAATTCGGTTGGTCTGCTGCATAAACTTAGGATATTGGAAGCTTCTGGTTGCATCAAGCTTAGGAATTTTCCACCCCTGAAGTTGAGTTCTCTTGAAAAACTTGAACTTTCACATTGTTCTAGTCTCAAGAGTTTTCCAGAAATTATAGGAAAGATGGAAAACATAAGGGAACTTCGGTTGCTAGGAACTCTCATAAAAGAGTTGCcactttcatttcaaaatctAACTCGGCTTAGAAAGTTGTCCTTGCTATTCTGTGGAATTGTTCAGTTACAAAGCAGCATTGTCATGATGCCAGAACTGACTCTTATTGAGGCTTGGGGATGGAAAGGGTGGCAGTGGACAAAGCGGGAAGAGGATGAAGAAAAAGATGGCTCAATGGTACCTTCAAAAGTAGAATTGCTTTGGGCGTCAAAATGCAACCTGTGTGatgatttttttcaaataggTTTCACACGGTTTGCTCATGTGATAGATTTAGACCTATCGAACAATAATTTCACACACCTTCCTGAATGCATCAAAGaatgtcaatttttaaaaaagctTGACGTCAGTTGTTGCAGGCAACTTCGGGAAATCAGAGGAATTCCACCAAAGTTGAAACATTTCAATGCAACAAACTGTTTGTCACTGACATCCTCGAGTATAAGCATGTTCCTGAACCAG GATCTGCATGAGACTCGAAAAACTCTGTTACTTTTGCCAGGATCTAGGAACCCTGAATGGTTCAATCACACAAGTTATAGACCATCGAGTTCTTTCTGGATTCGCAACAAGTTCCCTGGCAAAGTTCTTTGTCTTTTTGTTGCACCGAAGGATAGAGACATTAGTGATTATGTTAAACCCATGTTGCTCATCAATGACAAAGTTTATGTATGTTTCTTTGATAGGCTCAAGTTCTTGAAGTTGGGAGCAGAACACACATTTCTTTTCGATCTacgaaatttaatttttaccaaCAATCTGTATGAAGTGCCTTTAGAAAATGAATGGAACCATGTGAAGGTTACATGTTTTGATTTGACAGCAGCCTCAATGCCTACACCGGTGCCTATACAAAGCGGAATCCATGTATTCAAGCAGGAAAATAGCGATGAAGATATCATGTTCACTGATCCTTATACAAAGAAGAGGGAGCTAGAAATGATCCTTCCTCTTTCTCCATCTATTATTTTGGACTTGGATTTGAACTTTGATTATTTGGACTTTTGA